A single genomic interval of Daucus carota subsp. sativus chromosome 1, DH1 v3.0, whole genome shotgun sequence harbors:
- the LOC108207584 gene encoding uncharacterized protein LOC108207584 isoform X1 — MLAATLEVVKTVICCSKMHCPGSYNCCISLLTLALIVSILPFCHGDLIRRALNVGEELQKETLPLKSGSCLYQISGLKSQTWYEVKISYPASIPASFSIHLKRDDSNLELKQQRKLLNTEKLIFESGDAKIFSEQGGTFVLVSVEPEGFVAIPHVQERKEIIYNIVCDELVLGIPHKAWWVVILVIICLGLAALVPRFLPSYLLEKDLSPQLIKEITSKDS; from the exons ATGTTAGCAGCAACCCTAGAG GTGGTAAAGACCGTCATCTGCTGTTCTAAAATGCACTGTCCAGGGAGCTACAATTGCTGCATATCTCTTCTCACTCTTGCTCTTATTGTCAGCATACTTCCATTTTGCCATGGAGACTT AATTAGAAGGGCGCTGAATGTTGGAGAGGAGCTACAGAAGGAAACTCTACCATTGAAAAGTGGTTCCTGCCTTTACCAGATCAGTGGTTTAAAATCGCAAACGTGGTACGAAGTGAAGATATCATATCCAGCTTCT ATTCCTGCTAGCTTTTCTATTCATCTAAAGCGAGATGATTCTAATTTAGAGCTGAAACAACAAAGGAAACTGCTTAACACTGAGAAGCTCATATTCGAGAGTGGTGATGCGAAAATTTTTAGTGAGCAG GGTGGAACGTTTGTCCTGGTTAGTGTAGAGCCTGAAGGGTTTGTTGCAATACCACATGTACAAGAAAGGAAAGAGATCATTTATAATATAG TTTGTGATGAGCTAGTGCTGGGAATCCCACACAAAGCCTGGTGGGTAGTAATCCTGGTAATCATTTGTTTGGGATTGGCAGCGTTGGTTCCACGTTTTCTTCCATCATATCTTCTTGAGAAGGACCTCAGTCCACAATTAATTAAAGAAATTACTTCAAAAGATTcttga
- the LOC108193605 gene encoding NADP-dependent malic enzyme, which yields MAEAGDEVLNLEGKCGVSGGVQDMYGEDKATEDQLVTPWAVSVASGHTLLRDPRYNKGTSFSENERDAFFLRGLLPPVVMSQELQEKKLMANLRNYEVPLHRYIAMMDLQERNERLFYKLLIDNVEELLPVVYTPVVGEACQKYGSIFKRPQGLYISLKEKGRILEVLKNWPVKAIQVIVVTDGERILGLGDLGCQGMGIPVGKLSLYTALGGVRPSACLPITIDVGTNNQKLLDDEFYIGLRQKRATGEEYAEMLEEFMAAVKQNYGEKILIQFEDFANHNAFELLAKYRTSHLVFNDDIQGTASVVLAGLIASLKVHNCSLADHTFLFLGAGEAGTGIAQLIALEISKKTGSPVEENRKKIWLVDSRGLIVSSRMDSLQHFKKPFAHEHEPVDNLLDAVKAIKPTVLIGTSGVGKTFTKEIVEEMASLNEKPLILALSNPTSQAECTAEDAYTWSQGRAIFASGSPFQPVEYEGKLHVPGQANNAYIFPGFGLGVIMSGTIRIHDDLLLAASEALASQVTEENYEKGLIYPPFTSIRKISANIAAKVAEKAYELGVASVLPQPRDLVHYAERCMYTPVYRTYR from the exons ATGGCGGAAGCTGGAGATGAAGTTCTTAACTTGGAGGGCAAGTGCGGTGTTTCGGGGGGAGTTCAGGACATGTATGGTGAGGATAAAGCCACTGAAGACCAGCTTGTCACCCCCTGGGCTGTCTCTGTTGCTAG TGGTCATACATTGTTGCGCGATCCACGTTATAACAAAGGGACTAGCTTCTCTGAGAATGAAAGAGATGCCTTCTTTCTGCGTGGCCTCTTACCCCCAGTGGTCATGTCACAGGAGCTTCAG gaaaaaaaactGATGGCCAATCTTCGGAACTATGAAGTTCCACTGCATAGATACATAGCCATGATGGATTTGCAG GAAAGAAATGAAAGGTTGTTTTACAAGCTTCTAATTGATAATGTTGAGGAGCTTCTCCCAGTTGTTTACACTCCAGTAGTTGGGGAAGCTTGTCAGAAATACGGGAGCATTTTCAAGCGCCCCCAGGGTCTTTACATTAGTTTGAAGGAAAA GGGAAGAATCCTTGAAGTGTTGAAAAACTGGCCTGTGAAAGCTATTCAAGTCATTGTTGTTACTGATGGTGAACGCATATTAGGACTCGGAGACCTAGGCTGTCAG GGCATGGGTATTCCAGTTGGCAAGCTTTCTTTGTATACAGCACTCGGAGGAGTTCGTCCTTCAGCA TGCTTACCAATAACCATCGACGTCGGCACAAATAATCAGAAGTTGCTGGATGATGAGTTTTATATCGGGCTCAGGCAAAAAAGGGCAACTGGAGAG GAGTATGCTGAGATGCTGGAGGAATTCATGGCAGCAGTAAAGCAGAACTACGGGGAGAAAATCCTCATACAA TTTGAGGATTTTGCAAACCACAATGCTTTTGAACTCTTGGCAAAATATCGCACAAGTCATCTTGTATTTAATGATGACATTCAG GGTACAGCATCTGTGGTTCTAGCAGGGCTCATAGCGTCTTTAAAAGTACATAATTGCAGCTTGGCGGACCATACCTTCTTATTCCTAGGAGCCGGAGAG GCGGGCACTGGTATAGCGCAGCTCATAGCACTCGAGATATCCAAAAAA ACAGGTAGCCCGGTGGAAGAAAATCGCAAGAAGATCTGGCTCGTGGACTCCAGA GGACTAATTGTGAGTTCGCGCATGGACTCTCTTCAACACTTCAAAAAGCCTTTTGCTCATGAGCATGAACCTGTTGATAATCTCTTAGATGCTGTCAAG GCTATCAAACCAACAGTCTTGATAGGAACATCTGGTGTTGGCAAAACTTTTACAAAGGAAATTGTAGAGGAAATGGCATCTCTAAATGAG AAACCTCTTATTCTTGCTCTATCTAACCCAACTTCCCAAGCGGAGTGCACTGCTGAAGACGCTTACACATGGTCACAA GGACGCGCAATCTTTGCTAGTGGAAGCCCATTTCAACCTGTCGAATATGAGGGAAAACTCCACGTCCCTGGCCAG GCAAATAATGCTTACATATTTCCCGGATTTGGTTTGGGCGTAATAATGTCTGGTACCATTAGGATACATGATGACCTGCTCTTGGCAGCCT CGGAAGCTTTGGCTTCTCAAGTGACAGAAGAAAACTACGAAAAAGGACTGATATACCCGCCCTTCACAAGCATCAGAAAGATATCAGCCAATATTGCTGCCAAAGTAGCTGAAAAGGCATATGAACTTG GTGTGGCATCAGTTCTTCCCCAGCCCCGAGACCTTGTTCACTATGCAGAACGCTGCATGTACACCCCAGTATACCGTACCTATCGCTAA
- the LOC108207584 gene encoding uncharacterized protein LOC108207584 isoform X2, with product MHCPGSYNCCISLLTLALIVSILPFCHGDLIRRALNVGEELQKETLPLKSGSCLYQISGLKSQTWYEVKISYPASIPASFSIHLKRDDSNLELKQQRKLLNTEKLIFESGDAKIFSEQGGTFVLVSVEPEGFVAIPHVQERKEIIYNIVCDELVLGIPHKAWWVVILVIICLGLAALVPRFLPSYLLEKDLSPQLIKEITSKDS from the exons ATGCACTGTCCAGGGAGCTACAATTGCTGCATATCTCTTCTCACTCTTGCTCTTATTGTCAGCATACTTCCATTTTGCCATGGAGACTT AATTAGAAGGGCGCTGAATGTTGGAGAGGAGCTACAGAAGGAAACTCTACCATTGAAAAGTGGTTCCTGCCTTTACCAGATCAGTGGTTTAAAATCGCAAACGTGGTACGAAGTGAAGATATCATATCCAGCTTCT ATTCCTGCTAGCTTTTCTATTCATCTAAAGCGAGATGATTCTAATTTAGAGCTGAAACAACAAAGGAAACTGCTTAACACTGAGAAGCTCATATTCGAGAGTGGTGATGCGAAAATTTTTAGTGAGCAG GGTGGAACGTTTGTCCTGGTTAGTGTAGAGCCTGAAGGGTTTGTTGCAATACCACATGTACAAGAAAGGAAAGAGATCATTTATAATATAG TTTGTGATGAGCTAGTGCTGGGAATCCCACACAAAGCCTGGTGGGTAGTAATCCTGGTAATCATTTGTTTGGGATTGGCAGCGTTGGTTCCACGTTTTCTTCCATCATATCTTCTTGAGAAGGACCTCAGTCCACAATTAATTAAAGAAATTACTTCAAAAGATTcttga
- the LOC108207611 gene encoding oleosin Ara h 15.0101 — MDQRKPMSQVHHAGSPQNSHKTFKFLAAATFGAALVALAGLTLTGTVLALVIATPVLVLFSPILVPAGIVVCLVTAGFLFSGTCGVAAISLLSWIYNYVSGKHPPGSDQLDYARSRIANKARDMKERAQEYGTYVQQKATEATQPQTQA; from the coding sequence ATGGATCAAAGAAAGCCAATGAGCCAAGTTCACCATGCAGGATCACCTCAGAATTCACACAAAACATTCAAGTTCTTGGCTGCTGCAACATTCGGAGCTGCATTAGTAGCCCTGGCCGGGTTAACCTTAACCGGGACAGTGCTAGCCCTTGTCATTGCCACCCCTGTCCTGGTTTTATTCAGCCCAATCTTGGTCCCAGCCGGAATAGTGGTGTGCTTGGTGACCGCTGGATTCTTGTTTTCTGGTACATGCGGGGTGGCAGCAATTTCATTGTTGTCGTggatatataactatgtgtccGGAAAACACCCACCAGGGTCAGACCAGTTGGACTATGCAAGGTCCAGAATTGCAAACAAGGCTAGGGACATGAAGGAGAGGGCTCAGGAATATGGAACTTACGTGCAACAAAAGGCTACAGAGGCCACACAGCCCCAAACCCAGGCTTAG
- the LOC108210683 gene encoding uncharacterized protein LOC108210683, with protein sequence MEPEGFVAEIERYRALDSEELLIEEVESLDESFEEDNTDFNRAYGEAFGSSVHAFDPTLASLHSYLGEVEDAQNRHSFLEGGAIVNIPLSYLEGEVLFPGQTLRLKVIEPKIIAAMESALNQTGTRYILGVVSVYRDSCNGEMRVATTGTTTEILQLRQLDDGSWNVLTRGQQRFRLRGRWITVEGTPCGEIQIIHEDVPSRTPRDAVERQAPWSNSHTINGLQNKQNGLHDDSDALSDDSFTSELSATERRLHESALASSRGSKQTDELATEADDSEFKLQSGHFQLSMFPNLHHSVDKKNNVNKIVTETISDFPTHEGLGRRKGSICSYHEVSKAFWPSWVYHMYDSYCLAQKVAGMWKNIVKEPSMDGLLKNPDIMSFQIASKIPVSVSTRQELLDIDGISNRLRREIELLESFDCVRCKNCQAVIAKKSDMLVMPSDGPLGAYPNSCGYVHEILTLLKVNGLSLAGHPSEKYSWFSGYAWTIAHCTNCECQMGWCFTSTNKNVNLQSFWGIRISRIADGACLK encoded by the exons atggAGCCGGAGGGATTTGTAGCTGAAATTGAACGGTATAGGGCGCTAGATTCCGAGGAATTGCTGATTGAAGAAGTCGAAAGCCTCGATGAATCTTTCGAAGAAGATAACACCGATTT TAATCGTGCTTATGGAGAGGCCTTTGGATCTTCTGTACATGCCTTTGATCCCACACTGGCTTCGTTGCACAGTTATCTCGGAG AAGTTGAAGATGCTCAGAATAGGCATTCTTTCTTGGAAGGTGGCGCCATAGTGAATATTCCCTTGTCCTATCTAGAAG GGGAAGTTCTCTTCCCAGGGCAGACCCTTCGTCTAAAAGTTATTGAGCCTAAAATTATAGCTGCTATGGAAAGCGCTTTGAACCAAACTGGTACTCGTTATATTTTAGGCGTG GTGTCTGTTTATAGAGATTCTTGTAATGGGGAGATGCGAGTTGCAACCACCGGGACTACAACAGAG ATACTTCAACTCAGGCAGTTAGATGATGGCTCATGGAACGTGCTCACTCGTGGTCAACAACGTTTCCGTCTGAGAGGCCGGTGGATTACTGTTGAGGGAACT CCATGTGGGGAGATACAAATCATCCATGAAGATGTTCCATCAAGAACCCCGCGGGATGCAGTGGAAAGACAAGCACCATGGAGTAACTCACATACTATTAATggtttacaaaataaacaaaatggCCTTCATGATGATTCAGATGCACTGTCAGATGATAGTTTTACAAGTGAACTTTCTGCAACAGAAAGGAGATTGCATGAATCTGCACTTGCTTCTTCTAGGGGTTCTAAACAAACTGACGAGTTAGCAACTGAAGCGGATGATTCTGagtttaaactccaatcagGACACTTCCAGTTATCCATGTTTCCTAATTTACATCATTCAgtcgataaaaaaaataatgtgaatAAAATTGTGACAGAAACTATATCAGATTTTCCTACTCATGAAGGACTTGGACGGAGAAAAGGTTCAATATGCAGTTATCATGAAGTTTCAAAAGCTTTTTGGCCATCTTGGGTTTACCATATGTACGATTCATACTGTCTTGCTCAAAAGGTGGCAG GTATGTGGAAAAATATAGTCAAGGAACCAAGCATGGATGGTCTTCTAAAGAACCCCGATATCATGTCATTTCAAATTGCTAGCAAAATTCCTGTTTCTGTGTCTACAAGACAGGAGCTTTTGGATATCGATGGTATATCCAACAGACTGCGTCGAGAAATAGAGTTACTAGAGAGTTTTGATTGTGTTCGATGTAAAAATTGTCAG GCAGTTATCGCAAAGAAAAGTGATATGTTGGTGATGCCTAGTGATGGTCCTCTTGGAGCCTATCCGAATTCCTGTGGTTATGTGCATGAGATACTGACTCTCCTTAAAGTGAATGGCTTAAGCCTTGCTGGACATCCCAGTGAAAAATACAGCTGGTTTTCAGG GTATGCGTGGACAATTGCACATTGTACAAATTGTGAATGCCAAATGGGCTGGTGTTTCACTTCTACAAATAAAAACGTGAATCTTCAATCCTTTTGGGGCATCCGTATCTCCCGAATTGCTGATGGCGCATGCTTAAAGTAG
- the LOC108213509 gene encoding protein SAWADEE HOMEODOMAIN HOMOLOG 1-like, with protein MDRLRPRVKKSPTFTTPEVEKMEKSLNETGDNCLNVEFFKKFARSFNSARGRAGKPKLKWSEVQSWFQNKQLESASKDSLLPRVKKLNPDTSPLNEPDKTTLTSKGGEEEHDYSNLKFEAKSSKDGAWYDVEKFVTYRNSRSKQTEARVRFAGYGPEDDEWLNVKECIRECSLGIDHSECQMLKPGNLVVCFQEKDEDAKYYDAHIVDVKRKMHDARGCRCDFRIRYNHDNVEETVDLNRLYCRPKSERPHQRDA; from the exons ATGGATCGTCTGAGGCCCAGAGTCAAAAAGTCCCCCACTTTTACAACACCTGAg GTGGAGAAAATGGAAAAATCACTCAACGAAACAGGAGATAATTGTTTGAACGttgaattttttaagaaatttgcaAGAAGTTTCAA CTCCGCACGTGGCCGTGCCGGGAAACCGAAATTGAAGTGGAGTGAG GTGCAAAGTTGGTTCCAGAACAAGCAGTTGGAATCTGCATCCAAAGATAGTTTACTTCCCCGCGTGAAGAAATTGAATCCAGATACCTCCCCCTTAAATGAACCAGATAAAACTACTTTAACGTCTAAAG GAGGAGAAGAGGAGCATGATTATTCGAACTTAAAGTTCGAAGCTAAGTCTTCAAAAGATGGGGCATG GTATGATGTGGAAAAGTTCGTCACTTACAGAAATTCTAGGTCAAAACAAACT GAAGCCCGTGTGAGGTTTGCGGGGTACGGACCAGAGGATGATGAGTGGTTGAATGTAAAAGAGTGTATCCGTGAATGCTCTCTTGGGATAGACCACTCAGAATGCCAGATGTTGAAGCCTGGAAATCTTGTTGTGTGCTTCCAG GAGAAGGATGAGGATGCTAAGTATTATGATGCTCATATTGTTGATGTCAAAAGAAAGATGCATGATGCCAGGGGCTGCCGATGTGATTTTCGTATTCGTTACAACCACGACAATGTTGAG GAAACAGTTGATTTGAACAGATTGTATTGCCGACCAAAATCTGAAAGGCCACACCAAAGAGATGCTTAA